GTGCGTGACGCTTTTCTCTGCGATATCGGCGGCGTGCTTCGAGCCGGCTGCACGTTCCGCTGTTTTTACACAGTGTCTTGTCAGATCCGGATCTTCGTGGATTAATCGATGCTTCCACCAGGAGCTTCCATGACCCTCGCTCAATGGCTGCCGTTCGCGGTCGCCTCTGCCATCCTTGTTGCTATCCCCGGACCCACTGTGCTGCTGGTTGTCTCCTATGCGCTCGGCCACGGCCGCAAATATGCGCTAGCTACAACGGCCGGCGTTGCGTTGGGCGACCTTACGTCGATGACCGCTTCCATGCTCGGGCTTGGCGTGTTGCTGGCAGCATCGGCAGAATTGTTCATGGTTCTGAAATGGGTGGGCGCGGCATATCTTGTTTATCTGGGCATCAAGCTGTGGCGCGCGCCCGTGATGGATACCGATGCGGTCAGCGCGCCCGCCGAGTTGCGAACAGGACGGATCGTCGCTCATGCTTACGCGGTGACCACGCTCAATCCGAAGAGCATCATTTTCTTTATTGCGTTCTTGCCGCAATTCATCGATCCGCATGTGGCGAGCATTTCGCAGATTGCGATCATGGAGGCGACGTTTGTTGGCTTGGCTGCGGCGAATGCGTTCGCGTACGCGATGCTCGCATCGGTCGCGCGGCGGGCAATTCGGCGGCCCGCCGTGCAGCGGACGGTGAACCGGACCGGCGGCGCGCTTTTGATGGGGGCGGGGGTGTTTGCGGCGGCTTGGAAGAGGGCGGTTTGAGTTGGATGAGCGGGCTCGGGCGATATCGACAATTAAGTTGTCGCGTGCACCCGCCTTGATTCGGCAGCGCATTGCC
This window of the Caballeronia sp. SBC1 genome carries:
- a CDS encoding LysE family translocator; this translates as MTLAQWLPFAVASAILVAIPGPTVLLVVSYALGHGRKYALATTAGVALGDLTSMTASMLGLGVLLAASAELFMVLKWVGAAYLVYLGIKLWRAPVMDTDAVSAPAELRTGRIVAHAYAVTTLNPKSIIFFIAFLPQFIDPHVASISQIAIMEATFVGLAAANAFAYAMLASVARRAIRRPAVQRTVNRTGGALLMGAGVFAAAWKRAV